The DNA window aaccccagttctggaagaacaaccagtgttccctctgagccatatctcctcCCTACTGTTTCAAatacttttcttgtttgttttggtttctctgtgaagctctcactgtctgggaactcactctgtaagccaggctggccttaaactcacagagatccacttgtctctgcctcccaagtgctagggatgaaggcttgcaccaccaccgtctggctatTTCAAATGCTTTTAAGGAGATTGCTTACAATTGAAATTATAGCTGGGTGTTAtccatacctataatcccagcaccctggagacaGGTAGGAGGATCAttgttaagtttgaggccagcctggtgtacctagcaaggataaaataaaaagtggcaCAATTTACTGATAAATTACATGAAATTGTGAATATCTGCCAGTTAAGGTTTTCTGGGGAGTTTTACAGTCCTCCTCTGCCCATTCCAAGAATCTTATCTACCAAGACAATCATATAATACTTAActagcataaaaataaacaagaaatatagAATCTCGTCTCAGACTTCCCAAGACTTCCGTTTTTTTGTCTTCTGTCCTGGCCCTGTCTCTCCATCTGAGTTATAGACAGGCTATCTACATGCATCTTCCAACCCTCACACCCCGCTCCCCCTTCCATTACATCGTTCTTGCTCCCTTGTGTGTAGTgtgcctcttttctcttttccttctctgattctctactttctctctactctcttccctcttcctaaTTTCTCACTCTTCCTTCTTCAACTGGCCAGTGAGGTTCTGCCATATACAATCAATCTGTTTATATTGAGAAATTGATATTGACCATTTCCGTTTAAAACTAAGACTCCTAGAACCAATGTGTTTATCCCCAATGCCTCTAAGTGGTTGCTACATGGTATTTTAGCTCATTTCTTCATTCTCATCTCTCTAAGAAATGGCCCTGGTCCTCCAGTCCTCCGCCTGGTTTCTCTGGTTCTCCCAGTCCCCAGGCTCTCACCTTCCACTCCGCCACCTTCCTCTGTCACTGCCTTCCACATTTCGCTTCTGGCTCCAACTCCTGTGCTAGCTCatctaaattcttttttgttttatgcatgagTGTTGTTcccgcatgtgtgtatgtgtactgcatgtgtCCAGTGCCTATGGAGCCAGAAGAGTGCCTTGGGTCATCTGGAACTGACTTTGTTTGTGAGCCTGAGCCCCCAGCAAGAGCAGGAAGCTCTCTTACCTAACCACAGAGCTACCTGCCCAGCCCCCACATAGattccttaacacacacacacacaaaaaaaaaaactttcccttTAAGCTAAAAGCCTCCCAGTCTTTGATGCTGTTTGCTTTCTTATCTTTCCAGACGCTCAATACTTTGCAAGCTTTGATTTTACTCTGAAATTTATCATTTACtctaaaacttaaattaattttttatgtttttatttatgtgtatatgtatatgtgtgcatgtgaatgccaCAACTTACATGTGATGGGcatggcttctctccttccaccgtgtgggtacCCAGTGATTGCACTCAGGGGCTCAGGCCTGGTGGAGAGCACCTTCACCAGCCCTGAAACTTAACTCTAAAGCTGTTGGTGCTTTTACATGTGAGAACATTGTATTTGGCCTGGTTCTAAATAAGGGAGTCCTAGTACCAAGACATGTTCTCCCCTAAGGGGAGGCTTCCAGTAGCAGAGAAATGTTCCTCTGCTCATCCTCCTTAGGAACCCCAGGGAGCCTTTAAAAGAGGTGACCTGGCTGACCCAGAGGATGGTGTTTATAAATAGTGCCCAGCACCCTCTCCTGTAAAGCCTGTCTCCCTAATCCTCTCTCTAAATTGGAAGTGACTTGACCTTTGAGCCTTAAAACTtgggacttttttttgtttgttttgtttgtttttttgacagcAACAAAGCAGCACTGAAGTTTTTATTCATGTGAATTGTTAAAAAATGGGCATCTATACCAGTGTCAAATGagggtgggagaggaaggcagggtagGCAAGGAGAAGGAATTCCCGTCTATTGGTAATAAAGCTCCAGGTTCATCCCATCATGGATTTCATAATCTCCCAGAGACACATGGTCCTTAAAAATCgtgtaccacttttttttttttcttttttctttttttggtttttcgaaacagggtttctctgtagcttttttagagcctgtcctggaactagctcttgtagaccaggctggcctcgaactcacagagatccgcctgcctctgcctcccgagggctgggattaaaggcgtgcgccaccaccgcccggcactcgTGTACCACTTTTTAAGAACGATCTTATTCCAGCGGGTGCCAGTTTGGGCCGCTATCAGTTTCTTCAAGTGCCCGATGGTGTCATCGGTGTTGCACTTGACACGAACTTTCTTTCCTAGACGGTCGTTGCAAACCACCTCAATCATTGTGGCTGGACCTCTAAACCCCTCGAATTTATCGACGACACAACTCCTAGCTCAAACGCCGAGCTCTGGCCCGATTTAAGGCTAGAAACTTGGAAcattttttctctgaaaattctGCTTAACAAACTTTTGTTGaagcaaaaatgttttatttttattttaaaattttatatgtatgggtgttttgtacacatgtatgtctgcatagcACTTAAATGCAGAACTcactgaagtcagaagagggcattggatccctggagctggaattagagacagttttgaactgccatatgggtgttgggaattaaacctgaGAACTGTGGAAGAACTGCAGGTGCTCCTAACTGcccagcatctctccagccccagagcaaAAGGTTTCCAGCCAGATGATCAGGCATCAGATTTGTTTTCACTTTTGAAAGTCAGCTGTTCTCATTGTTtgggaaatttttatttggttggtgtttattttagcttgtttgagacaaagcctctctCATACGCaatcctgctttagcctcctgcATACTAAGATTATAAGCCTGTGGatcagtttgtttgcttgttgggtATTCtgttcctgtctgtgtgtgtgtgtgtgtgtgtgtgtgtgtgtgtgtgtccctcaatTCTGAGAATGAGCCCAAGGAACCCAGGACCCTGAGAAGCTAGCCCACCAGAGGATCAGCCTTCCTTTTCATTCCTAAAGCCATAGAACTTGGAGGAGCCTTAGTTACTTTCACTCCACCCACTTTGGATAAAACTCTCTTTTGTGATTCTCTAGTTTCATATTGTTTATAGTAGACACAGTCTAACAAGTTTATATGCCTGTGGAATGAAGCACTTGATCTAGACATTAGCAGTTTTCAGATTAGGGTAcatgaaagtaataaaaattgtTGAGTTAACCAAGAAACTTTTTTTATGTgcttgagtgtttgcctgcatgtatgtatgtatgtgtacaatatgtgtgcagtgcctctggaggccagaaaagagtgccagattccctggaactggagtacaggcagttgtgagccacctgtaactccagttttaagaGAGCCAGTGCCTTCTGGCCTGTCTGGACACCTGCACTTGTgtacacaaacccacacagaagCACATATACAAATACCTAATTAAAATCAGGTGTAGGAGAATtaactcagccattaagagcacaggctgcatcctccagatgacctgagttcagttcctagcatcacGTCAGGAAGATCACAACCACCTTTACCTCTGACCCCAGGGGGGATACCGCTGGCCTGTATGGATGCccatacagatacacagacacatgactttattttttgacattataatataattatatcatgttCCCCTTCACTTTCCTCCAAACCCTGCCATATACCTTcctgcttgctctctttcaaatgcatggcctctttttcttttcttttttttttcttttttcttttttgtttggggggtCGGGggtgctgagacagggtttttctgtgtaacagccctggctgtcctgtcctggaacttgctctgtagaccaagctggccttgaacgcacagagattcacctgcctctgcctctgaagtacacctctttttttctttttttttttttttttttttttttttttttttttttttttttggtttttcgagacagggtttctctgcagctttagagcctgtcctggagctagctcttgtagaccaggctggtctcgaactcacagagatccgcctgcctctgcctcccgagtgctgggattaaaggcgtgcgccaccaccgcccggctacctctttttttcttaatcttatacacacacacacatacacacacacacacaatctctaaataatagaaataaatctttttcttgcTGACATGGAACAGGGGCATTTTCTCATCAGATGCAACTTGAACTGAGATCAATTCTTTAAGGCTTTTCCGGCTGTAGCTTTTTGCTAAGAATATCTTTTCTGCCTGTGAACCAAAAATTTTGGTGATAACTGCTATTTGTGTTTgaggttgttttttaatttccagATGGTCTGATGTGCATTTAGTGTAGTGGGCATATAGAAcacttctgtggcctctgcagagCAAGTCAAGTAAAGACAGCGTCTTCTGAAAACCTGGGGCTTAAGGTGTGTGGGCCAAATCCGAGCACAGAATGGCGGGACAGGGTGACAGTTCCAGTTGTTTCCGTCTTAGAATGGAGAACCTTTCTCTACAGATGCAGGGATAGGCAGGCAGGTTTTTAGTACTTAAAATTGTAAGCTATGACTTGagtagacatatatatatatatatatatatatatatatatatatatatatactctgaaGGTTCATTTAAATTCAGTTACTTAAAGAGTAAGAGTTTAACTTAACTGCAGAGTGTTCGCTTAGCATGTGgaaagccctggattccatctccAGCACAATAGATTAGTTAACTCATTTGAAATGTGGAGCAGAGGAAGTGAACCCAGTAGGTAAAGAAGAGCTCAGTGGCCAGAAGCACTTGGGAGAACACACCAAAGAAGAAGGCATACATTACCCTGGCTCCTGGCCTAATTACTCAGTAACCCTGGGCTTCTGGACTACCCaagctgtgtgtctctgtatcagAGCAAAACATAGGCCTTCTGCAGGTACATGCATACCACCCCTGTGATGCACAGCGGCTCTTCTGTGCAGGGCTCTCAGGTGACAGCTAGTCAGACAAGGGGAGAGTGCAGCAAAGATCTGCGGGGCGGGGAGGTAGCGGGTCCTGCACCAGAAGGCCCCACAGCAGGAAAGAGACAGTCGGTTTGTCCATGCAGGCCCACACAGAGTATTCTCAGATTCTTGTCCAGTGCCATTTTCAGGACCTCTGAACTGAGGTCTCCAGTGTCCGAGCTTCGGCCGTGTGCTTGCCCCAGCTGTCCAAGGCCTGGGAAAAGAAAAGCTGCATCTGCTAGCTGCTGAGGCTCAGCACAGCCCCTGCCTCCCAGAGGAGGGTGGTGGCATGGTGTCCTTGCTAACAGAAAAAAAGCACATGTAAACTCCCTCAGCTGCTCAGCCCTCTCCAGTGCTCCTGACAGCCTTACAGGCTCCGTTTCTTTGCTTGGTAACAGCAGCACTAAATTTTCTTTGtctactacttttttttttccattcaattatttacacttccttccctcctcccagtcccctcccgctcccccacaccccctcctccctctcccaccctgagagagggcagggaacccagccctgtgggaagtccaaggccctcccccctacatccaggtctagggagctgtgcatccatatagactaaggtcccaaaaagccagaacacgCCTGTAAAaacaagtgcctttatcaatggcgtCTCcttcagcccccattgtcagccacaatcagagagtccagtatgatcacatgctcattcagacccggtccagctggatttggtgagctcccattagaacaggtacactgcctcagttggtggaccaaacccttgcggtcctgacttctttgctcgtcttctccctccttctgtctttcaactggaccttgggagctcagtccgttcctctgatgagggtctctatctctgtctccatccctcgggacgaagattctatggtgatttTGTGAAcatgggagtgggggcaggggtgggagtgaggttgggggaaaggggagagttggagagggaagggagaagggaaggactggcaacagcttgggggagtgggagggtggagatggaggaagggcagatataagagcagggaagaagatacctacattaagggatccattttagggttggcaagagacttggctctagaggggatcccaggtgtccatggggatgtccccagctaggtctttggacagcagaggagagagtacctgaactgtccttgccccactatcacgctgatgattatcgcgaatactttttttttaagatttatttatttattatgtatacagtgttctgcctacatgtatgcctgcaggccaaaagagggcaccagatctcattacagatggttgtgagccaccatgtggttgctgggaattgaactcaggatctttggaagaacaggctcttaaccactgagtcatctctccagccctgttcactacttttaaaagaaaaaagattttcagtgagttttcatatttttgtttgcgttttgttttgtttgagaaagataaaagacCGGCCTCCAGCTCACAGTGTAGCTGTCCTCACACAAGGTCACAAGGATGATCTTGGACCTCTGACTTCCCTCATAAGCACGGTCCCACCATGTCTGGCCTCTGTTCTGTCATTCTTGTCATTAGATAGTAGACCTCTTAGATGAGTCTCTACTTCTCCCGTCTCTTTTAATTCCATTTATTTACacattgtgtctgtgtgggggtggggaatgcgCTGGTGCCGCTGCACAGGTGGGGCAGTCAGGAGTCTACCCTGTGTCCTAGGGACTGAAGCTAGGTTATTAGGcttgcaagcacctttacccactgagccatctcaccagacccctttttctgttcttattcacctattttatttttttttaattttccttaatagttttcttcagtttttcttccAACCTTTAGACATTAGTATTCTTGACTCTGGCACCAAAACCTGTTTTTCTAGTGgtctttttgttgctgctgttgttctcCAGATGTGTTATTACGACCTCACTTATTGTATCAAACACAGAACGTAGATACTTAAATTAGATATTAAGATATTTTTGGCTAAGGAGATTATTAGTTAACTAGCCTATGAATTGTAGCAGCTATGAACCACAGAACATCACCTAAAGTAGATACCTGTAATATAAAACATTGGTCGTTGGGGTTatatcatgtctttttttttttttttttttttggtttttcgagacagggtttccctgtagtttctagagcctgtcctggaactagcacttgcagaccaggctaacctcgaactcagagatccgcctgcctctgcctcccgagtgctgggattaaaggcgtgcgtcaccaccgccctgcccccatgtctttcatttttaaagattgctTATGTATATTTTGTGTGCACCTGTGGGTATCTGTGTATAACTTTGgcacccaaggaggccagaagagagcattagatcccctggagctggagttactggcgATTGTGAGCCATACCATGTGGGTTCcggaaactgaactctgatcctctgcaacAAGTAGCAAGCAGATTAGGGTTtctctcagtggtagagcacttgcctggaaacgcaaagccctaggttcaatcctcatCACCTGAAGATGGGGGCAGAAACACAAAATCTCgagccgttaatcccagcactcagaaggcaaaagcaggcaaatctctgtgactttaaggccagcctggtctacagagtaagttccaggattgCCAGGGCTACCcaaagaatccctgtcttgaggggtggggaaggggagagagaataagcaagcaaaaaaatttttaaagtagcgctctctctctctctctctctctctctctctcttaatgtgcattagtgttttacCATGGCAAATTTCaggtccctgaaactggaattacaggcagttgtgagcttccatatgggtgctgggagttgaacccgggtcctctgtaagagcagccagtgctgagctgtctctccagccctaagtaaCAGCcactcttaaccctgagccattgTCTAGTGCTGtctattatttttgtaattttttttaagtttgtatcTTCATCTGTAatcccctttttcttttgtttggggttGTCTTTCATAGTAAATATCTTCTTGATTTCTGGTGATTCTTGACTGAtacatgtgtttgcacatgtgtgtgtttgtgtgtgttttcacgtgcatgcatgcatgcatgcatgtataccacAACACTTTtggagaggtcagagaacaaatttTGGGAATCTGTTATGCACTTCCACCATGAaatccagagatcaaactcaagttgtcaggcttgtgaAACAAGCGCTTGTACCCGCTGAACCATTTTGCCATTCCTTGGCTGTCTACTCACATTTAAAAGCAGGACACTAAAGGCTATTTGGTAGCTCCATGCTAGTGAACGAGGCTTACAGGATGTGATCCCCATGATGGGATTGTCTGTGTGACTCAGTGCCTTGGCAGTACCCCGGATACCTGACCTCCTGTGTCTTTTACTGTTTTGGCTGATAAGATTCCTTTGacacatttagattttttttcactattcATTTTTCTAGCCCTCGCTTACAATTTttataactggaggtttctctctcctgcctgccagttcccgaataaccactctgaggcttaatattaattacaactatttgaccaatggctcaggcttctaACTGACTAGCTCTacatgtaaattaacccatttct is part of the Arvicola amphibius chromosome 8, mArvAmp1.2, whole genome shotgun sequence genome and encodes:
- the LOC119820768 gene encoding ubiquitin-like protein 5 isoform X1 gives rise to the protein MIEVVCNDRLGKKVRVKCNTDDTIGHLKKLIAAQTGTRWNKIVLKKWYTIFKDHVSLGDYEIHDGMNLELYYQ
- the LOC119820768 gene encoding ubiquitin-like protein 5 isoform X2, with amino-acid sequence MIEVVCNDRLGKKVRVKCNTDDTIGHLKKLIAAQTGTRWNKIVLKKWYTSAGRGTRFLRTMCLWEIMKSMMG